GCAGAGTAAGCTCATAGGCGATATCCTACTAGCCAGCAATGACCTCattccccctcccccactgacCATGATCCTATCAAGCCAACATGGTTGACCTGGTTGAAGAGCTGATTCAGTTCAAGGTTCTtactttataaatgaggaaactcaggtccaaagaaaagaaagggccaGTCCAAGACCACTCAGGGAGTTAATGGCAGAGGGACGTGGAGCCCAGGTCTCCCAGCCCATGGTCCATTGCACTCTGCCCCTCCTTGTCCTGGAGGCTGATGTGAGcagcagctggggagggaggaaggcataAGGGTCATCACCAGCCTGCTCACAGACACAGAACATTCACACATGCAGGTACTGCTGCTTTTCCCTACCTCAGCACAGGCCTTTCCCCCAGGCCTGCTTCCCTGTTTGGTAACAACAGCCTTATCTTTCCAGTCCTCCAGATTGGGAGCCTCTGAATCACCATGTTCATACtgccccttccttctttctgtttggCTTTTCCTCCACACTGGCCTAGTTCAGGCTCTCATCTAATCAGGTTGTTGCCTGGATTATTGCAACAACCACCCTACCACTCTCCATCAGCCCCTCCAGGAACCCAGCCATCAGCTTTAAGGCAGTCTCTCTCAGAGCTCCATAAATGTTCTGAAGTTGACATGTGATGTGGAGTAATTTGCAAAAGAAGCCATTCTCCAGGGTTCCATAGCACTCACTCATTAAGTGCTTAATCATAATAAGTACTTATTAGGCACTTAAtattaataaatgcttattaggCATTTAATATTAAGTGCCTAATAAGCACTCATTAAGTGCTTTCACAATCATTAGGAATTAGGAATACACAAGGAATTAGGAGACCTCAGTGTTAGGCCAGTTCCGATACTTGGTGATGATTTTGAGATTCTTGCTGAGAACGTCACTCTCTCTGTTGGgatctttcattattttgaaaatggagATGGCCAAGTTCCCTTCCACCTCTACCTGCTCCTTCTATGGCCTTTCTTTGTTCCAGGTGGACTGCCATGGTGGCATGAGCGGCACCATTTATGAGTACGGAGCCCTCACCATCAGTGGGGAGGAGTACGTCCCCTTCAAGCAGTTTGCTGGCAAATACCTCCTCTTTGTCAACGTGGCCACCTACTGAGGCCTGACGGGCCAGTACATTGGTAAGAGCCCACCCCTCCTCCCTGCTTTATTTGGGGCTGTACAGCATAGTTCAATCACAGGCGCTTTTCTGGTGCATGGCAGGTTGAGGGGAGGGTGGTAGCAATCATGAGAGTCCAAGCACCTTTTCCCAGCTCCACTGTGCTccacagttctgtgaagatgatTATATAAGCTTGAGGTCTGATTGCCTTTGGACCCGTTCTAGGAGATTCCCCATATACTTCTTCATCTCTGGGCACCTCAGCCACCCTAAAGGCAGAGGGATGGAGGAGATGATTTGTGCTTAGAGCTCCTTTTGGCTGGAGCACGAGATGGTAACTGGAGCTCCATCTTGCTGAGAATGTCTCATCTTCCCTCAGCCCTGTCTGCTTTGGTGCTTCTCTTGGCAGATCTCTGGAAAGCAGGCAATTGTCTCGAGGCCCCAGAGTGTATGCGTAGTGTAGCAGGATGAAGGGGGAGGCTATACTTCTAATCCTCAttctaaaataaactttgaaGATGATCTACTTTGGCCTTCCCCTCTTCTCAGTTTACAGataggaaaccaaggctcagagtgAAGACACAACTTAAGCAGGGTCACAAAGCTATTAGTGGCAGAATGGGGCATTTGGCCCAGGTTTCATGATCCCCTGGTATGCTTACTTCTTTCTCCCTAGCTGTAGTAGAGTGCAGAGGCTGACGGAATAGGCAGCCAAAGGCATGTGACTACACCCAGGGGAAAACGCTTTGGTGCTGAGCAGTCTGCTGGCAGGGGTCAGGAAGGCAAGGGCAATCTGGCCCTCCATGCCCTGCCTGTCAATCACAGGCAAATTTCTGGAAGTGAAAGGACAGCGGGCGCATGGCCCAGTGGCCATGAATGCTCTGTCTGGAATGCTTCTCTCTAGCCTTGAAACAGAGCAGAGTGCATTTGGGTAAGAGATGGGGCAGGTGCTACTGCAAGAGAGGCCAGGGGACACTGAGGAAACTGGGGACCTGGGCCAGGGCCTCATCTGTGTTCCTAATTTGCCAAAGATTACGGGAAAATTGTAAACCCATCCCACCTTAAAGAAGTTCTCTGCCTTCTATCGAGGGTTGGATAGTTCTTGCTCCAGGAAACTCAATCCTGGCCTTAAATGAGTGCTCCACCAACTGGCCCAGGGGGAGGGCCTTGGCAATTGGTAGGTGACTGACAGCTGATTTGGGGAAGGGTGTTATTCTTTTCCCCAAAACCTCTAATCCAACTAAATTAGAGTCAAGAGGATAGGATCTGAGTCCCAGCATTGCCGTGAACTCACtggtgatcttgggcaagtccctCCCTTTCTTGGGCCTCAGTAGTTTCAGCTGCACAGCGGGTGAGCCAGGGAGTCAGAGTCATGTGGATGAGACAGGGCTCCTCACCAGGATACTCCCatgtcctctctttttctttggccCAGAACTGAATGCACTACAGGAAGAGCTTGCACCATTTGGTTTGGTCGTTCTGGGCTTTCCCTGCaaccaatttggaaaacaggAACCAGGAGAGAACTCGGAGATTCTCCCCAGCCTCAAGTGAGTGCTCACTCAGCATTCTAAGAAAGCTCCTTTCACAGAACCCATGTGCCTTTCATCAGCCCCAGTTCTTGGTGGACATTTATCAGCCACCAAGAACCACTCTCCTTTTCTAGGATCCCCAGTGGaatgagggaaggggagggacaaGAGAAGGAGGACAGGGATGACTGGTTGTGATGTGCCTCCCAGGGGAGCACTAAGGTGGGGGGACACTGAGAAGGGACCAGGTGGGAAATGAAGATTGAGGATTCACGTTATGCTTACCCCACTGCAGTTCACTGGCTCCTGCTGCCCACCTTGGAATAAATCCAGACTCCCAATCCCACCTCCCTGTTCTGTCCCTTCCTCTCATTTCTGAGGCCTGTGCCCACCTCTTTGGGACCCACCTAAGAACATTCGTCAACAGGTATGTCCGACCAGGTGGGGGCTTCGTCCCCAATTTCCAGCTGTTTGAGAAAGGGGATGTGAATGGAGAGAAAGAGCAGAAATTCTACACTTTCCTAAAGGTGAGTGAGCTGCCACCTGTGATGTCGGGGGCTGCAGCCCCTCCTGGCTCCAGCCCACACTGTCAAGGTCCATGCCACCTCCCCTGCTCCTGGGCTCTTGGGAGAATTTCTTGGTATCTATTGTTCCAGCTAGAGGGCTCTGCAGACACTGCCTAGGGTCTCATCAGCCCATTTTATAGGAAAGGCCCAGAAGGAGGACCCAGAGTAACATGCTAAGGGTCTCACAATCTTCTAGAGCCACAGCTGATGCTGGCAGTCAGTCTTCTAACTCCCAAACTGGCGCTGTTTTCTCAGGGCCAGGCTGTTCTCCCACCCCAGGAAGGCCTAGGGAGGAAGAGGGTCAGGAGGGTCCCCAAAGGTTGACACTCCTTTCATCCCTGCTCTAGAACtcctgtcctcccacctcggAGCTCGTGGGTACATCTGACCGTCTCTTCTGGGAACCCATGAAGGTCCATGACATCCGCTGGAATTTCGAGAAGTTCCTGGTGGGGCCAGATGGTATACCCATCATGCGCTGGCACCACCGGACCACGGTCAGCAACGTTAAGATGGACATCCTGTTATACATGAGGCACCGGCAggcagcccaggaggtcaagaggAAGTAACTGAAGCTCGTCTCATCCCATGTCCACCATCTAGGGGAGGGACTTTGTTCAGGAAGGAATCCATGTCTCCAGCCACAATATCTGTCCTCCACAGACCCCTTTCCTATCGCTCAAGGCCCCAGCCCAGCACAAATGGATACATACAGTTCTGCTAGGCATGCGGGTGTGGGTGCATGTGGGTATTCACTTGCCTACAGGCATGCATGaccgtgtgtgcgtgtgcgtacAGCCACGTGTCTACCTGTATGTCTGGGAATGTATGTCCATCTGTGTGCCTGCAGCTGTGTGCTGTGTAGTGCTAGAGAATAACACCCCGTTCTCTCCAGTTCTCCATTCCAATGATAATAGTTCACTTACACCTAAACCCAAAGAAAAACCAGCTCTAGGTCCAATTGTTCTGCTCTGATACCTCAGCGTTAGTGCCAGCATCTCCCACTGCCTCCAAATATTAGTAACTACCACTGACATCCCAGAAGTTTCTGGGTCTACCACACTGCCCAaacccccctcctccttcctgaaGGGCCCTCCCAAGGCTACATCCCCACCCCACAGTTCTCCCTGAGATCAGCCAAGGCAGATGTGAGAGTGAGGGCCACGTACCTGTTGTCAGGGGTGGCGTCTTCATGAGGGAGGGGCCCGAAGCCCTTGTGGGCGGACCTCCCCCGAACCTGTCTAAGGGGCCAGCCCTTAGTGCATTCAGGCTAAGCCCCTGGGCAGGGATGCCACCCCCGCTCCTTCAGAGGACGTGCCATCTCCCCTCACTGGTCCATTGGCATGAGACTCACCCCACCTGCCCAGTAAAAGCCTTTCTGCAGCAGctgagcctgtgtgtgtggtgCTTCTTCACTGGTGGCCACTCCCACCTGGGTGGGGAGTGAGGAGAAGGTGGGGCAGGGTAAAGTGCGGAGGATGAGAAAAGCACAAGAACAAGAAAAATCTTTTTACAGTGGGTGCCAAAGtatttgtggtttttgccatATGGCAAAATCCAAGGCTACAACCCCACCCCACAGTTCTCCCTGTGATCAGCCAAGGCAGATGTGAGAGCAAGGGCCATGTAGCTGACGTCAGAGGTGGTGTCTTCATGAGGGaacccctccccccaccatcAAAAAGGGGCAAAAACCACATttacttttgcaacaacctaatagccaggtgcagtggtgtacccctgtagccccagctacctgggaaggctgatgtgggaggctCCCTTgacaagcccaggagtttgaagctataATGGGCTGTGACTGAGTCTGTGAataaccactgtactccagcctgggcaacagagtgagactgtctcttaaaaaagaaaaaaaaagagaaattagagaATGCTTTGCTTTGAGTTGCTGCTTTTTGGCTTCTACCTTGGCCCACTCTGCTTCTCCCACTCAGCATCTGGAATTTATAAAACCCAGTCTTACCTACTCTCATTCCCTCCCACAGTTCTCCAGCTCAGCTAAGGTTAAGATGAGGTGTTTtgtttgacagatgaggaaacaggctcacaGAAGGGCCAGGCCTTGCCCCAGGTCTCCTGATGAGTGAGGGGCAGGACCAGAATTTAAACCCAAGTCCCGTGACTCCTGGCCTGCCCTACCCTCAGGGGAGGCCCTGATATGTCACCATTACCTAAGAGTAACAGTGACCCTCTCAGGGAAAGGGGGGAAAGGGGAATAGGAGGAAGGACCAGGAAAGCAGGGGGTTGACAGAGGAACATTCGTCAGGGCATAAAAGAGCACAAGTCAGAATGCTGATCTTCAACTTGGATTTATGTCCATGATTCGTGCAAATAGCTATCCAGGAATGGACAGCCACCCTAACCCGGGCTTCTGGCACCACAGGCCTCCAGCTGTGGGGTCAAGGGTCTGAACCTCAGGGCCTGGCAGCTTCAGGCTGGGGCCCCTCAGCAGACGTGGCTGGCATGGCCTTCTCCCATCTGTGACGGCTTCAGTGAGGCTACTGTGAGTGGAGGTGGAGAGGGCCCCAGAGCCAGAACATCCATGGTTCTCTTCTGCTCTGGAGACAAACCCACACTTCCCAAGGCTCCTCACAGAGGGGTAGGACTATGCGTGGAACAGGTCCTGCTACAGAGCTtgaagcaaaaaaataaacatacacacaaattgGTCATGGCACCCAGAGGGCCTGAAGCCACTTCTGGGATGTTGTGAAGGAAGGGGGTCTTGGCTGCACTCCACTCTTAGGATTGCTGCTCCTGGAGGCTTCTGCAATGGATGGCAGGTCAAAGCTGGATGAGGTCTCTCTTCACTCAGCAGCAGGGTGGTGAGTTTTTCCCAGTCACTTCCAGCAGAGTGCAAATGAAAACCTTCTGGGTGGAGCCTCTCTAGTCTTGTAAACAGCTCACTTCAGGGACTGGGGTACAAGCTggccacccatctcagcctctcattCAGTTGAGGCTCTGGCCACACTGTGCACGTGACTTCTAGTTTTTCGGCAATCTGTGGTCAGCTGGCTCTGCAAGATGAAGGTGGAGCCAAATGACACAATCTGGTCTCACTGAGGCCCCTCACGGTCATTTTTTGCAgactctaaataaacaaaaattttgagGACTTCATGATTATGTGATAGACTGAGTTTCAAAGTCTCTTATAGAATGCAATACACGAAGAGTGAAAAGAACAGCTTGGGTTGCTGGGTGCTACCAAGTGCCAGGGCTAAGTACCTTAGGTACAGTGGTCATATCATCTTCACCCAGCCCTACAAAGAAGGCAGATTATTATCCTACTGTAAAAGCGGGAACTGGGACACTAAGAGGTTTTAAAATGACTTGCCCGTAGTTCCAGGTCCAGGAAGCAGTGGTGCTAGGATCTGAACCCAATCTTGCTCCAGGCCCTAGAAGTGGAGCAGTTCTGGGGAGGGAGCCCCTCCCATTAAACCACCCTCTACCACTCAAGGGGCTCCACTGAACTTGTTGGGATCTTCAGCGAACCACAGAAAACGACTGAGCAGTCCAATCCCTTCTTCCAATCGCCAAATCCTCCAAACCACACCTCCTTCAAGGTCCCATGGCCTGTACTCACACACCATCTGCGAAGGGACACTCACTACCTCCAGCAGAGGTGGCTCCATTTCTGCACAACTGTGTCCCTTAGAAAGTTCCTCTTCATGTTGCGATGGACTTGGCCTCCCTGTCATTCCCACCCACTAGTTCTAATTCTGTTCCCAGAAGTCCCACAGGTGAGGTGGTGCCTTGTGCCCTATAAGAGCTCTGCAGGGAGCAATGGCAGTCGCCAAGGTCCCAGTCTTTTGACTAGTGGACACAGCTCCAGGCCCTTCAGGCTTTCAGGGTGGACATCATGGCCAGAGGGAGCTTCTCAAACAGAAATACGGTAATGCCACTCTGCTTTAAAAATGTCCAATGACTACTCATTATGCTGAGGATAAGACGCAGGCCTCCCACCACACTCTGCAGGCCTGCATGGTCAGGACCTGGCTACATCCCTAACCCTGCATTGCCCCTCTCTTTCCCCACCTAGTTCTTGGCTCTAGCCACACTGGTCTTCCCTCAGATCCTCAAATCGACtacccttcttccccttcctcccaccaAAGCCTCTGCATTTGTCATGTTCTCTGAAAAGCATCCTTCTCCCCACCTTTCCACCTAGCTAGTGCCACTCATTCTGAGTCTCAACTCAAATGCTGCCACCTATCGGAAGCTCTCCTAAGCCTCTAGTCTAGGTCAGCGTCTTCTGCCATCTGCTCCCACAGAAACCTGCTCGTCTTCCTTTAGGGCACTTGAGTGCAGCCTGTCATGTggtgtttgcttattcatttctgCCTCCCTCATTAGACATTATGCTGTGTAAGGGCAAGGACCGTATCTGCTTCTGTTCTCTTGGCATCCACAgcacctagcacaatgcctgccATTTAGATAATGCACTAGAATGAATGGTTTCAAACCCGCTCACCCTGTAGTTGCCATCGCTTTCCTTTCAACACTGTTTTGGAAAGCTGGACCTCTCCTCCACCAAGATCAGAAAGTAGCCACATCGTCCCCAAACTCAGGCAATGTTGGCAGATGCGAAGCTGTCTCCCCCAGGGAGGAACGAGACTTAGTACTAAGAGCTCACCTGGTTCTGCAGGCCTGGCTGTGGAAGGCTCCATCACTTGGGAGCTCTGATTTGGATTTCGAATCCCTCCACAGGGTAGGCGCCAGGTGTATTCCGGCTGCGACAAAACTGGTACTTAATAATCAATAACCACACCCCAAAATTACAATCGCACCTACTGTGCCAGGACAATACTAAGTCTGTATTAGTCAAGTATAACTGAATCTTTACGACAACCCAGGCTGTCACTCCCATTTCACAGGTaaggaatctgaggctcagagaggataaGTAATTGCTGAAGGTATCCAGCAAGGAGAATGGCCAAacttggatttgaatccaggtctttgTAAATCCAGAGCCAATTTCTTAAGCACTACACTATGCTCTGGTGTTTAAAGATGTATACCAAGAACGGTCATATGGAAGAAGctgaaaaagaggccaggcaggaGGCTTCTGTAATGGTCCAGGGGAGAGCTGGGATGCCTCAGGTGGGGCTGTGGCAGAGGACTGTAGAAAAGGGGACAAGTGATAGCAGATATTTGGAGGAAGAATGGTAAGAAgggaaaagaggccaggtgcagtggctcacacctgtaattccagcaatttgggaggcgaaggtgggtggatcacctgagatcaggagttcaagaccagcctggccaacatgatgaaaccccgtctctactaaaaatacaaaattatccaggtgtgatggcacatgcctgtaatcccagctactcaggaggctgaggcaggagaatcacttgaactcaggaggtagaggttgcaatgagccaagatagtgtcattgcactccagcctgggcaaaaaaagagaaactccatctcaaaaaaaaaggagaagggaaaagaaaataaaagagagagaggaaagggaaacggaaaggaaaaaaggaaaggaaagggagagaaacatGGTGAGGCTCTGATACCCCTGCACTCTTATTCAGACTTCTCCATCCTAGACCAGTGACCCCAAACAGCTGTGGAGCAGCCCTACAGGATCGCGGCCAGATGCCTGCCCCTGGAGAGCAGGCCAGAGCCAGGCCCTGGACACCCACCTGCCACCACAGTGCTGTTTAATGCAGTTTCTGACCCCCTCACTTAACCTTCCTCTCTGGAAGGTGTCTGGGGCAGCCTCTGTGCGTGCCCTGGAGCAAGGGAGGGACTCAGACTCACCAGATGGAAGAGGCGAGagttggggagtgggggtgggtgCTCCATGGCCATGGGGGGAGGCGGGTAGCGGATCTGGGACCAGTCCTCGAAGCCATGGTGTGGTACCATGGCTGGCATGGGCGGGTAGGCGTAAGGGTAGGCACCGCAGAGATGTTCCGGATGGGGCTCCACATGGTAGCGCTCTCCAGAGGCCTACAAGAAAAGCTCACATCTAGCTTTGGCCTGCAACAGGCTGCATGGGACACCCATCTCATCTCCCTTTCTCTAATTAGAATGTTGGCTCTCTGAAGGCCAGTAGGCTGGGTACCAAAGGCTGCTGCATCGTCATGAAAGACTGCTACATGGGTACAGAATCTGGATACAGGGGTGCAGGAGGCTGGATACATGAGCATGGAAGGCTGCATGAGCATGGAGGGCTGGATACATATGCATGGAAGGTTGTGACATGGGCACAGAAGACTGGTTCATGGACATGGAAGGCTGGGTACATGGGCATGTTGGGTACCCATGGGCATGGAAGGCTGGTACATGAGCACGGAAGGTTGGGTACATGAGGATGGAAGGCTGGTACATGGAGACGGAGGGCTCTTACAGGGGCAGAGATGGCTAGTCACATGGGCACGGAAGGGTGCTACCTGGGCACGATATCAACAGTGATGACAACTAATGTGTTGTGAGCACTGCCTCTGTACCAAATCTGCTCTAAGACTTCTCCTGTACAACTCATCAGTTAACTGGCAGACATCTAGCTTTGGCCTGTCTGTCCATCAGGCTAGCTCCCTGAGGAAGGTAAGATGATGTCAGTGCTGCCACCTCCCTCAAGCCTCCTCACCTTTGCTTTCCTCTTCTGCTGTCTGAGGGCTTCTCTTGCCTTCTCCTCATCTTTGAACGCTTTTAgctgagagaagagggagggagagaagactGTCAGCACAGGTTATTTCTGGCCAGGCCTGGATCCAGGGTCTAACCAGCCGAAGGGCTGACTGGCTGATGCTTCCCtctgggccaccatgcctgggccggCCCCAGGGAATGGccctgagggccaggcacagccCAGGGTGTAGTTACAGGCCACCTGCTCGTCACAGTGGTCTGTGTCCAGGTCAAGAGGGTTTACATGACCCTCGCTGCTTCTTTGCTAACATCTTTTAGTTCCACTCTGTGAGAGTAAAGCCTCAGAAGTGACTGTGGAAAGTCAGAGGTAGAGGTATCTTACAGTAAACCTTGTCATTGTACAAAGAGTCAGAGGAGGAAAGGGCCTTGCTGAGGTCAAATATGATTGCAGAGCTGGAGAGAACCAGTGAGTGTGCTGTCCAGCCTCACCAGGGCCCTCCAATCCACACCCCCTCTCCCCAAGAGGACAGACCAGTTGCCCTTCCTGGGTCCGGCCATTCTCACCTGGGCATTCGACAGGGTAACCTGGGCCTTCAGCTTCTCCACTTGCTTCTTcagctcttccttctcctcattcATGCGCTCGCGATCGCTGCGCTCCCTCTGGAAGTCCTCCTCAAAGATCTTCACCTGGTGTGGAGGGAGGGTGAAGAGAGGGAGGGTGACCGTTCTGAGTAGGGGTTCCCACCTCCTCAGGCCTGGACTCCCATGCCTCCTGCTGGGGTCACAGAGGGCAGAGCTGGGGGTTGCCATGGGGAGTGGGACAGGTACACCTCCAGCTTCCCCCAACTTCAAACAGAGTAGTTCTGTGTCCTTCTATCTTACATTCTGGGCTTCAAAGTAGGGCTTTATTTGAACAAAGGATctatggctttttttctttttttttttttgagacaaagtctcactctgtcaccaggctggagcacagtggcacagtctcagctcactgcaacctccgcctcccgggttcaagtgattcttccgcctcagcctcccgagtagctaggactacaggcatgtgccaaacgcctggttaatttttgtaattttagtagagatggggtttcaccacgttagccaggatggtcttgatctcttgacctcgtgatccacctgccttggcctcccaaagtgctgggattacaggtgtgagccaccatgcccagccagatctatggctttttaaaaaaaagattgaaagctGCCAACCAGTGCAAACCTTTCACTCCACTGAGACCCACAGGGGCAGTGACCACAGAAGCAGAGTGTGGTGGAGACTGGAGTCTCAATCTGCTGGTTCTGAGAGCAGGCACCCTACAAACCCTGCTAGGTGAGCTGGGTGGGGCCTGCCTCTGTCTCTTAGTCTGTAGTGCAGATCAGCTGAGACACTGGCTAGGTTCAAGGTGGTTTAGGAGAATCAGAAGCACAGGATTAAATAGCATAGAGACACTGGCATATCCATCACTTTTCATTCCCTTTCAACCCAATCCTTCTGTGTCCCGAAGGGCTAGCAGGTCTTTAATACCTTTCTAGTATTCAATCTCCTTTAAATAAAGGGGAAAAGAACTCTAGTTCAGAGCCTTCATCTGGCGAGAGTATCTGGCTGGAGTTTAATAACATTGTTTCGTTTTTATTGTGTTTAGTGATTACAGATACTTTCTACTTGTGACAAATAATAAATGGGTTTTTCCATTTACAGTAGTGATATAAAGCTcccttttaaattcatttatttagaatttattttttaatactagaTAAATAATAGCATGGGTGGGGCACAGAGATGACTAAATCATAAAGTGGTAGAGGAACCACTTAAGCTAGGGTTATGGTGCTGGAAAGGATAAACCTAGAGCCAGATGGGGGCCGTGGCCAATGGCCAGAAAGTGGATTACTAATTACAGGTTCCATGGGATTCCAAGCCTTCTGGGCCCTCAGGAAAGCTCCAGCTCCCACTGAGCACCTCCCACCTGACTTCCTCCCAGAGGCCTCACCTGCTGTTTCAGCAACTCGTTCTGCGTGACCAGCTCCTGTTTCCTTAGGAGGCCCCCTGCTCCTTCTGGGCTCCCAAATGctgttggtgatgatggtggggCTTGGATACTCAGCGCCTCCTCCAGGGCCTGGAATCAGGGAGAGAAAAGACGGGACCATCAGCAGGAACCCCTGGAAATCAGGCCCCTTTGGAGGGGTCATCCTCAGGGACCTTCTTCCTAATAATGACACTACTATAGCCACCACCAGCagtcctatttaataaatgctaccCTATTTATTAGCATTCTACATGTATCATTTCATTGAATTTCCTGCACAGTGCCATGAAGAAAAGATTATgatcatcatcctcattttacagacatgagaactgaggctcagagacctGAAGGGACTTGTCCGAGGTCACatagccagtaagtggcagagcagggatTCAAGCCCCAGCATATGCTCTTACCCAACAGGCTAAACTGGGGTTGTCATGTAGAAGGGGAAACCTCCCCTTCCCTGAACAGGTGTGGCTCAATTCTTAGCATCCAGACCTAGAAGGAACGTTAAGTCCTCCGGGGGAAGCTTCAGTCTCCACAATCTTCAGCCCTGCCCTGAGATTCTTCAGCTTCAGCAACTCATTCCCAACCAAACCACCCCTTCCATCCTCAACTCTTCTGTAGAAAGAGTAGAGTGGATTTAATTTCCACTTAGTTAATATTTTCCCTTTCTAGCCCTAAAAATGGGCTGAAATATCACCaaataactttttgaaaataaaaaaagtactCTTAATCTATCATGTtcggaaaatattttctttatgtaaaaaGTGTGCTCACATCTTCTCAAAGCTTTCTGTCAACTGTGTTTCCCCTTTAACTCTGTTAACACATTACTCAGAACTCTGGAACGTCTCTCAAGACCGGACACCCTGGACTTGTCTCCACTTGGACTTCAGCCCCAGGACAGCTGGGCCTCCCCTCACATGCCTTGGCATCACTCATGGGCCTCCCTGGACCGTGGGGAGATAGAGACCTGGCCTAACTTGGACTAAGGCTTCCATCTGGTCTCCTCAGCTTCCCTAGACACAAAGAAATTGTAGGACCAAGAGAAAATTCAGGAAGCTCCGAGGGGAAGTTAGGGCTCCACTTTATCTTCCTAGTCTaccctacttttcttttctttgtaattggagtttcactgttgttgcccaggctggagtgtaatggtgcaatctcggctcaccacaacctccacctccaggttcaagcgattctcct
This Callithrix jacchus isolate 240 chromosome 2, calJac240_pri, whole genome shotgun sequence DNA region includes the following protein-coding sequences:
- the GPX3 gene encoding glutathione peroxidase 3 isoform X2, giving the protein MARLLQASCLLSLLLAGFVLQSRGQVKSKVDCHGGMSGTIYEYGALTISGEEYVPFKQFAGKYLLFVNVATYUGLTGQYIELNALQEELAPFGLVVLGFPCNQFGKQEPGENSEILPSLKYVRPGGGFVPNFQLFEKGDVNGEKEQKFYTFLKNSCPPTSELVGTSDRLFWEPMKVHDIRWNFEKFLVGPDGIPIMRWHHRTTVSNVKMDILLYMRHRQAAQEVKRK
- the GPX3 gene encoding glutathione peroxidase 3 isoform X1, translating into MARLLQASCLLSLLLAGFVLQSRGQVKSKVDCHGGMSGTIYEYGALTISGEEYVPFKQFAGKYLLFVNVATYUGLTGQYIELNALQEELAPFGLVVLGFPCNQFGKQEPGENSEILPSLNSLAPAAHLGINPDSQSHLPVLSLPLISEACAHLFGTHLRTFVNRYVRPGGGFVPNFQLFEKGDVNGEKEQKFYTFLKNSCPPTSELVGTSDRLFWEPMKVHDIRWNFEKFLVGPDGIPIMRWHHRTTVSNVKMDILLYMRHRQAAQEVKRK